DNA from Dehalococcoidales bacterium:
CAGGTACCACCACCGAGCCTATCGACTCACCACCCCGCTGCGAGATAAACGCCAGGGACGGGTTCTCTACCTCCACCAGTCCTTTCTCCTTCATCTCAAAGACACCTATCTCATTGGTCGACCCGAACCGGTTCTTGACACAGCGCAGCAGGCGGTAAGCGCTGAAAGGCTCACCTTCAAGATAGAGCACCACATCGACGATATGCTCCAGTACCCGCGGACCGGCGATGGCACCTTCCTTGGTAACGTGTCCCGTGATAAGCACCGGTACCCCGCTGGACTTGGCCCAGTGCATCAGCCTCAGGGTACACTGCCGCACCTGGGTTATGCTGCCCGGAGCGGCATCCTCATCCGGTAGATAGGCGGTCTGAATAGAATCAAGGACCACCAGGCCGGGCTGTAGTTGCTCCGCCTGGCCGAGGATGGCCTCGAGGTCGGTCTCCGCCAGGAGGTACAGTCCCTCACCCGCTATCCCCAGGCGTTGTGAGCGCAGCTTGGTCTGGCGCAGCGTTTCTTCGCCGGTGACATACACCACTTTACCGCGTACCCCGGCAATCAGGGCGGCCGCCTGCAGCATCAGTGTGGACTTGCCGATACCCGGGTCTCCACTGATAAGGGTCAATGAGCCGGGCACCAACCCGCCACCGAGCACGCGGTTGAACTCCGCCATCGGCACGGAGAACCGCTCGTCGGCATCGATAGTGACCTCAGACAACTCCCGGGGAACACTGCCCGAGGATACCCGCCGGGTAGAAGAAGCTACCGGCAGTGGTGCCGTCTCTACGAAGCTGTTCCACTCCTGGCAACCGGGGCAGCGTCCCAGCCACTTCAGCTCCTCGTGGCCGCACTGCTGGCAGACAAAGACAGTCTTCCTTCGGGACTTCTCCATGGGCAGACTTTAACGGATTTTAAGGGAGAAGGCAAGGGATGAGGGGTAACTCCATCCACTTCCCTTGATTAGAGAAGGGGAATAATGAGGAGTGAGGAGCTAAGCTCTCGCTTAATACTCTCCCTGCAGTGTGGCAACAGGAGGCCGTAGCAGCAGAGTGGTCTTCAGGAAGTCCGGTCAGGGCAAAGCCCTATCCCAGTATCCCCAGGAACACACCGGCAGCGGTGGCGGTACCGATGACCCCGGCAATGTTCGGCCCCATGGCGTGCATCAGGAGGAAGTTCTGCGGGTTTGCCTGCTGACCCATCCTCTGCACCACTCTTGACGCCATCGGCACAGCAGAGAGGCCGGCAGCGCCTATCATCGGGTTAATCTTCTCTTTTGAGAAGAGGTTCATGAACTTGGCCAGCAGCACTCCGGCAGCGGTGGAAGTGGCAAAGGCCACCACACCCAGGCCAAGCACCACCAGGCTGTCCGCTTTAAGGAAGGCCTCCGCACTCATGAAAGCACCAATACTGAGACCGAGAAGGATTGTCAGTACATTCATAAAGGCGTTAGCGGCAGTATCCGCCAATCTATCGGTGACCCCGGACACCACCAGCAGGTTGCCGAACATGAACATGCCGATGAGAGGCGCCGACCGCGGTACCAGCAGGATGATAATAACGGCAGTAACCACCGGAAAGAGTATCTTCTGCCGCCTGGACACAGGCTTCATCTGGGGTTTCATGTAGATTGCCCGCTCCGCCTTGGTGGTAAGCAGCTTGATTATCGGCGGCTGGATAATGGGTACCAGCGCCATGTAGGTATAGGCCGCCACGGCAGTTACACCGATAAGGTCAGGGGCAAGCCTGTTGGTCAGGTAGACCGTAGTGGGACCGTCGGCACCCCCGATAATGCCGATGGCGGCAGCCTCCTTCACTCCTATGGCTAGGAAATCGGGGAAGGCATTGCCTATCAGTAGAGCTACCAGAAAAGCGAAAAAGACGCCGAACTGTGCCCCGGCACCAAGGATAAGGGTCTTCGGGTTGGCAATCAACGGCCCGAAATCGGTCAACGCCCCCAGACCAAGGAAGATGAAGGCGGGTATCAACTCTGTGGTGATGCCGCCTCGGAAGACCCGTGCCAGAAGGCCAACCGGCTCACCATCGACAAACTCCATCAACCCGCCAAGCGGCAGATTCACCAAAAGCACGCCGAAGCCAATGGGTACAAGTAGAAGAGGCTCCATCTTCCTGGCAATACCCAGGTAGATAAGGAGCCCCGCGATAACGAGCATTACGATGTTGCCCCAGGTCAAATCCCCGAAGGCACTGGTATAAAGGCCAAACACTTACCTGGTCTCTTTACTCTTTGATTCAGGTCCCCGTGCCACCAGCCCGATTACCCATACCGCAACCGAGAGAACCACCAGCACGAGGATGGTCACTCCAAAGCCGCCACCGGCAACCCTGGCTACCAGACCCCAGTCAATCATCCGGGACCTCCTCGGGCCAACACAGCCGTTATAATAAGGGCAGAATACCGCGCCTTCAGACCTCTATAGTCGCGAGATGGTTGCCTGTCTCCACCACCTGCTGCGCGGAGACCTTTATTTCGGTAACCGTACCGGCTACCGGAGCCATGATTGGGTTCTCCATCTTCATGGACTCGATGTAGAGGAGTACATCCCCTTCTTCCACCTTGTCCCCAATGCTTACTTCTATGCTGATGACCGTACCCGTTATTGGAGCTTCTACGATTTCTTGAGCCAATTCCAGACTCCTTCCTTCTTTAATACCCATCTATTCATTCCGGAGACCAGACTTGTTCGGGTAAAAGAGAAAGGGCGCTTCTACCCATCACCTGAGTGTCACCGCCCCCTCTAATTCATTAGCTCGCAGTGGCGCCTAAGATTTTTCATCTCCGGCCAGAGCACCGACAGCTGTTGGCCTGACCACAATCTCTTCCCCTTCCACGTCCACTACTACAGTATCCCCGGCGCGGAACTTGCTACGCAGCAGGTCTTCAGATAGCTTATCAACCACCAGGTCCTGTATCGTACGGCGTAATGGCCGTGCTCCAAAGACCTCGTCATAGCCCTTCTCACCAAGGAAGTCCATGGCGGCTTCGGTCACCTCGAGCTTGACTTCCTTCTCGGCAAGCTGCTCGATTATTGTAATCAGCATCAGATTGACTATCTGGCGGATGTGCTCTTTACTCAAGGCGTGGAATACCACTGAACCATCGATCCGGTTCAGGAACTCCGGTCGGAAGGTCTTCTTCACTTCGGCGAGCAGTTTCTCCTTCATCTTATCGTAGGATTCCTGCCTGACTTTATCTTCGTCCGTCCGGGAGGTGAACCCGATGGCGCCACCCTTGCGAATGACCTCCGCCCCGATGTTGCTCGTCATGACAATGATACTGTTGCGGAAATCAACCCGTCTGCCTTTAGCATCGGTCAGGTGTCCATCATCGAATATCTGCAGTAGTATATTGAAGACATCCGGGTGGGCTTTCTCTATTTCGTCGAGCAGTATGCAGCAGTACGATTTGCGCCGTACCGCCTCGGTCAACTGACCACCCTCGTCATAACCAACATACCCCGGTGGTGCACCCACCATGCGGGACACGGTGTGCTTCTCCATAAACTCGGACATATCAAGACGTATCAGGGCATCTTCGCTGCCGAACATGAACTCGGCCAGTGCTCTAACTAACTCTGTTTTACCGACACCGGTCGGGCCGAGGAAGATGAAGTTGCCGATGGGATGCCTCGGGTCCTTCAGTCCGGCCCGCGCCCGTCGTACCGCCTTGGAGATGGTATCGATCGCCTCGTCCTGGCCGATAATGCGCTCGTGGAGCGCCTCCTCCATCTTCAGCAGTCGGGCAGTCTCATCACCGCCAAGCTGTGTTACCGGGATTCCGGTCCACATGCTGACTACCACGGCGATATCCTCTTCGGTAACTTCCGGCTTCTCCTGTTCCTGCTGGGTCTGCCACTCCTGTTCCTCTTGCTTCAGTTTCCCCTCAGCCTGGAGTTCCTGCTGGCGCTTCTCCGCGGCGTAGTCATACTGCTGCGCCGCCAGGGCTGATTCCTTCTCCTTGCGCACGGTCTCCAGGAGCTGTCTCTTCTCCTTCAGGGTTATCGGCGTACCGCCGCGCTGGATTCGTACCCGTGAAGACGCCTCATCGACAAGGTCAATAGCCTTATCAGGGAGGAAACGGTCCGGTATGTATCTTGAGGCCAGGGTCGCCGCAGCGTTAAGGGCCTCGGCGCTAATCGTCAGCTTGTGGTGCTCCTCGTAGCGCTCCTTGATACCACGGAGGATATCTATCGTCTCCTCAACGGTTGGTTCCTCCACCAGGACCGGCTGGAAACGGCGCTCCAGGGCAGCATCGCGCTCCACGTACTTGCGGTAGTCGTCCAGAGTGGTCGCTCCGATAACCTGAAGTTGCCCCCTGGACAGAGAAGGCTTGAGAATACTGGCAGCATCGACCGCTCCTTCGGCAGCACCGGCACCGACGATTGTGTGGAACTCATCGACAAAGAGGATGCAGTTACCCGCCGTCTTTATTTCGTCGATAATCTTCTTCAGTCGCTCTTCAAACTCACCCCGGTACTTGGTTCCGGCCACCACCGAGGCCATATCCAGCGTTACCAGACGCTTGCCCTCCAATGTCTCGGGGACATCACCGGCGGTAATCCGGTGGGCCAGACCTTCTACTATCGCTGTTTTGCCTACGCCTGGTTCACCAATCAGTGCCGGGTTGTTCTTGGTCCGCCGACTGAGTATCTGTATCACGCGCTCAATCTCGCGCTCACGCCCGATGACCGGGTCAAGCCTGCCGGCACGCGCCGCCGCGGTGAGGTCAACGCTCATTTGGTCCAGGGCTGGTGTGCGACTCTGCCCGCCACGGGCGCCCCGCCCCTTGGGGACATTCTGGCTGAGGATTCGGGTTGTCTCCGCACGTACCTGCTCAAGTGTGATACCAAAGCTATCCAGCACACCGGCCGCTACTCCACCACCCTCGTGCAACAGCCCCAGTAGCAGGTGCTCCGTGCCGATGTAGTTGTGCCCCAGGTTTCGTGCCTCGTCTATGGCAAGTTCAATGACTCGCTTGGCCCTGGGAGTAAGGCCGATATCACCGGAAGATGGTTTCTCGCCCTGACCGATTATGAACTCAACCCCGGAACGCACCTTGCCCAGGCCCACGTTAAGGTTGGTAAGAACCTTCGCCGCGACCCCTTCTTCCTCACGCAGCAGACCAAGCAGGATATGCTCAGTACCGATATAGCTGTGGTTAAGGTGCTGCGCTTCTTCCTGGGCCAGTGTGAGCACTCTGCGGGCTCGCTCCGAGAATTTCTCAAATCGGCTCGCCATAATCTCCTCCGTGTTGCCGCCTCCCGGCAACGTTTACCTCTAAGGATGGCGCAGAAGAAGGATATAGCTTTCTGGCAGTGACATATTTTCCACAAGAAGTTGCCCCCTCAGTATCGTCTGCGCTGAAGCGTTTCACTGCCGTGTTCGGGATGGGAACGGGTGGTTCCACTTCGCCAAGACCACCAGAAAGCTATTATACCCTCCTGTCTCTACTATTTTACACACAAACCCCATGAAGGCAACCGGCCTTCATGGGCCGTTGTCATTACCCTCTGGTGTCATTCTAACACATTTCATGCTGCGGGTAAATAGTACAATGATACGACTTACCATTGTTGAGGATGTTATGCACTGTTTTTCTGCATAATCTCTTAAACGGTCCGGCTGTCGGACAAACCGGGAAGGCCCTACCTGGAAGCGCGGTACCTTTCAAGGTGCAAACGACCCCTGCCCGTCCTGTCATTGCGAGCCGGGGGTCTGAGCGAAGCGAAGAGGCTGCGACCCTTCTCCGCTTTTAAACTATTCTCCAAGCTCTTACCAGAATAGTGCATCACTCCCTGAGGTGCAAATGACCCCTGCCCGTCCTGTCATTGCGAGCCG
Protein-coding regions in this window:
- a CDS encoding DUF2118 domain-containing protein, with the translated sequence MAQEIVEAPITGTVISIEVSIGDKVEEGDVLLYIESMKMENPIMAPVAGTVTEIKVSAQQVVETGNHLATIEV
- a CDS encoding sodium ion-translocating decarboxylase subunit beta, which gives rise to MFGLYTSAFGDLTWGNIVMLVIAGLLIYLGIARKMEPLLLVPIGFGVLLVNLPLGGLMEFVDGEPVGLLARVFRGGITTELIPAFIFLGLGALTDFGPLIANPKTLILGAGAQFGVFFAFLVALLIGNAFPDFLAIGVKEAAAIGIIGGADGPTTVYLTNRLAPDLIGVTAVAAYTYMALVPIIQPPIIKLLTTKAERAIYMKPQMKPVSRRQKILFPVVTAVIIILLVPRSAPLIGMFMFGNLLVVSGVTDRLADTAANAFMNVLTILLGLSIGAFMSAEAFLKADSLVVLGLGVVAFATSTAAGVLLAKFMNLFSKEKINPMIGAAGLSAVPMASRVVQRMGQQANPQNFLLMHAMGPNIAGVIGTATAAGVFLGILG
- the radA gene encoding DNA repair protein RadA; its protein translation is MEKSRRKTVFVCQQCGHEELKWLGRCPGCQEWNSFVETAPLPVASSTRRVSSGSVPRELSEVTIDADERFSVPMAEFNRVLGGGLVPGSLTLISGDPGIGKSTLMLQAAALIAGVRGKVVYVTGEETLRQTKLRSQRLGIAGEGLYLLAETDLEAILGQAEQLQPGLVVLDSIQTAYLPDEDAAPGSITQVRQCTLRLMHWAKSSGVPVLITGHVTKEGAIAGPRVLEHIVDVVLYLEGEPFSAYRLLRCVKNRFGSTNEIGVFEMKEKGLVEVENPSLAFISQRGGESIGSVVVPVLEGSRPLLVEVQALTNPTSFGMPRRTANGVDFNRVLLVTAVLSKRLGLKLGNQDIMVNVTGGLKIGEPAADLGIALSIASSFRDAGIDPATAAVGEVGLSGELRTVPQLERRLNEVARLGFRRCLVPKAGSKGVPAPEGIEVIPAGNLREAVAVGLVKGKARGGASEG
- a CDS encoding ATP-dependent Clp protease ATP-binding subunit, whose amino-acid sequence is MASRFEKFSERARRVLTLAQEEAQHLNHSYIGTEHILLGLLREEEGVAAKVLTNLNVGLGKVRSGVEFIIGQGEKPSSGDIGLTPRAKRVIELAIDEARNLGHNYIGTEHLLLGLLHEGGGVAAGVLDSFGITLEQVRAETTRILSQNVPKGRGARGGQSRTPALDQMSVDLTAAARAGRLDPVIGREREIERVIQILSRRTKNNPALIGEPGVGKTAIVEGLAHRITAGDVPETLEGKRLVTLDMASVVAGTKYRGEFEERLKKIIDEIKTAGNCILFVDEFHTIVGAGAAEGAVDAASILKPSLSRGQLQVIGATTLDDYRKYVERDAALERRFQPVLVEEPTVEETIDILRGIKERYEEHHKLTISAEALNAAATLASRYIPDRFLPDKAIDLVDEASSRVRIQRGGTPITLKEKRQLLETVRKEKESALAAQQYDYAAEKRQQELQAEGKLKQEEQEWQTQQEQEKPEVTEEDIAVVVSMWTGIPVTQLGGDETARLLKMEEALHERIIGQDEAIDTISKAVRRARAGLKDPRHPIGNFIFLGPTGVGKTELVRALAEFMFGSEDALIRLDMSEFMEKHTVSRMVGAPPGYVGYDEGGQLTEAVRRKSYCCILLDEIEKAHPDVFNILLQIFDDGHLTDAKGRRVDFRNSIIVMTSNIGAEVIRKGGAIGFTSRTDEDKVRQESYDKMKEKLLAEVKKTFRPEFLNRIDGSVVFHALSKEHIRQIVNLMLITIIEQLAEKEVKLEVTEAAMDFLGEKGYDEVFGARPLRRTIQDLVVDKLSEDLLRSKFRAGDTVVVDVEGEEIVVRPTAVGALAGDEKS